A window of Castanea sativa cultivar Marrone di Chiusa Pesio chromosome 1, ASM4071231v1 contains these coding sequences:
- the LOC142621704 gene encoding uncharacterized protein LOC142621704 isoform X1, whose protein sequence is MLAIGSAIRRIHTTVDAPRLTRFALHPPKSVEVGFADGSIFNLSAEFLRVHSPAVDSKIRSIGGEKVISGRRHVGIMSAEPVGNYGVRIVFDDLHKTGIYSWDYFYELGSNKFTLMRNYIKTLKKHGLTRDPRRRK, encoded by the exons ATGTTAGCAATAGGGAGCGCGATTCGAAGGATCCACACAACTGTAGATGCTCCACGCCTTACCAGATTCGCTCTTCATCCCCCTAAATCT gtAGAGGTGGGATTTGCTGATGGTAGCATCTTTAATTTGTCAGCTGAATTTCTAAGAGTACACAGCCCAGCGGTTGACAGCAAGATCAGGTCTATTGGTGGTGAAAAG GTGATTTCTGGAAGGCGTCATGTGGGAATCATGTCTGCAGAGCCTGTAGGAAACTATGGGGTAAG GATTGTTTTTGATGACTTGCATAAAACTGGGATATATTCGTGGGATTATTTTTATGAGCTTGGTAGCAACAAATTTACCCTCATGAGAAATTATATCAAAACATTAAAGAAGCATGGACTCACGCGGGATCCACGTAGAAGAAAATAG
- the LOC142621704 gene encoding uncharacterized protein LOC142621704 isoform X2 produces MLAIGSAIRRIHTTVDAPRLTRFALHPPKSVEVGFADGSIFNLSAEFLRVHSPAVDSKIRSIGGEKVISGRRHVGIMSAEPVGNYGDCF; encoded by the exons ATGTTAGCAATAGGGAGCGCGATTCGAAGGATCCACACAACTGTAGATGCTCCACGCCTTACCAGATTCGCTCTTCATCCCCCTAAATCT gtAGAGGTGGGATTTGCTGATGGTAGCATCTTTAATTTGTCAGCTGAATTTCTAAGAGTACACAGCCCAGCGGTTGACAGCAAGATCAGGTCTATTGGTGGTGAAAAG GTGATTTCTGGAAGGCGTCATGTGGGAATCATGTCTGCAGAGCCTGTAGGAAACTATGGG GATTGTTTTTGA